From Lysobacter auxotrophicus, the proteins below share one genomic window:
- a CDS encoding fumarylacetoacetate hydrolase family protein produces the protein MSDVIAALPQPRVPVRGTDQTFPVHRIYCVGRNFADHAREMGAAVPASPADRGTPVFFLKPADAIALQSDVPYPPGTNDLHHEVELVVALGKDAPEGVLDPADAMALVYGYAVGLDLTRRDLQGAAKAKGLPWDTGKAFDHAAPISAIVPASAVGELGERTLGLSINGETKQRGSLADLIWTVPEILHELSKLYALRAGDLIFMGTPAGVGPLQPGDRFHAVLEGIAEHSGTIVTGRTV, from the coding sequence ATGAGCGACGTGATCGCGGCGCTGCCGCAACCGCGCGTCCCGGTCCGTGGCACGGACCAGACCTTTCCCGTACACCGCATCTACTGCGTCGGCCGCAACTTCGCCGACCACGCACGCGAGATGGGTGCCGCCGTTCCGGCCTCGCCCGCCGATCGCGGCACGCCGGTGTTCTTCCTCAAGCCGGCCGATGCGATCGCGTTGCAGTCCGATGTGCCCTACCCGCCCGGCACGAACGACCTGCACCACGAAGTCGAACTCGTCGTGGCGCTGGGCAAGGACGCGCCCGAGGGCGTGCTCGATCCCGCCGACGCGATGGCCCTCGTCTACGGTTACGCCGTCGGCCTGGACCTCACGCGCCGCGACCTGCAGGGCGCCGCGAAGGCGAAGGGCCTGCCGTGGGATACCGGCAAGGCGTTCGACCATGCCGCGCCGATCAGCGCGATCGTTCCCGCCAGCGCCGTGGGCGAGTTGGGCGAACGCACGCTGGGCCTGTCGATCAACGGCGAAACGAAACAGCGCGGCTCGCTCGCCGACCTGATCTGGACGGTGCCGGAGATCCTGCACGAGTTGTCCAAGCTTTACGCGCTGCGCGCCGGCGACCTCATCTTCATGGGCACGCCCGCCGGCGTCGGCCCGCTGCAACCGGGCGATCGCTTCCACGCGGTGCTCGAAGGCATCGCCGAGCATTCCGGGACGATCGTCACCGGGCGGACGGTATAG
- the mscL gene encoding large-conductance mechanosensitive channel protein MscL codes for MGLITEFKEFVSRGNVVDLAVGVVIGAAFGKIVTALVDGIVMPTIGAFTKGVSVSDWKYVIKPAQLDSAGKEVAAELAIRYGMFVQTIIDFLLIALVIFLILKAYNRIRAPQAAAAVSEEVLLLREIRDELKSKG; via the coding sequence ATGGGCCTGATCACCGAGTTCAAGGAATTTGTTTCGCGCGGCAACGTCGTCGATCTCGCCGTCGGTGTCGTGATCGGTGCGGCCTTCGGCAAGATCGTCACGGCGCTGGTGGACGGCATCGTCATGCCGACGATCGGCGCGTTCACCAAGGGCGTGAGCGTCAGCGACTGGAAGTACGTGATCAAGCCGGCGCAGCTGGACTCGGCCGGCAAGGAAGTCGCGGCCGAACTGGCGATCCGCTACGGCATGTTCGTGCAGACGATCATCGACTTCCTGCTGATCGCGCTGGTGATCTTCCTGATCCTGAAGGCCTACAACCGCATCCGCGCGCCGCAGGCCGCCGCGGCAGTGTCGGAAGAAGTGCTGCTCCTTCGCGAGATTCGCGACGAGTTGAAGAGCAAGGGCTGA
- a CDS encoding M28 family peptidase, whose amino-acid sequence MLSVAVATCLFATAALDAVAAERETRIPDKAIATATQLRDTALKSDLGYRITESLTTEVGPRLAGSEADARAVAWAVAKFKELGFDKVWTEPVTFPKWERRSESAHVVGANAQPLHLTALGGSPAGTVEAQVVRFADLAALEAAPAGSLAGKIAFIDYKMERARDGAGYGPGSRVRSKGPSAAIRAGAIGYLMRSAGTDSHRNPHTGITRFDDGLTPIPSAALAVPDADQLARLIARGKPVTVKLALDCGWDGTYTSQNVIGEIRGSKKPDEVVVIGGHLDSWDLGTGAIDDGAGVGLTMAAGKLIGDLKQHPARTIRVVAFANEEQGLHGGKAYAAEHMKDVLKHQIGAESDFGAGRIYAFSTSAPDYAKAAEAQIAQALAPLGIQYTPGQGGPGPDIGPSSEKGMAWARLAQDGTDYFDLHHTPDDTFDKIDPQALAQNVAAYAVFAYLAASADGDFGSKPATPQAAAK is encoded by the coding sequence ATGCTGTCGGTGGCCGTCGCCACCTGTCTGTTCGCCACCGCCGCACTGGATGCCGTCGCGGCCGAGCGCGAAACGCGCATCCCCGACAAGGCCATCGCCACCGCCACGCAGCTGCGCGACACCGCGCTGAAGAGCGACCTGGGCTATCGCATCACCGAATCGCTGACCACCGAAGTCGGCCCGCGCCTGGCCGGCAGCGAAGCCGACGCGCGCGCGGTCGCGTGGGCCGTCGCGAAGTTCAAGGAACTGGGCTTCGACAAGGTCTGGACCGAACCGGTCACCTTCCCGAAGTGGGAACGCCGCAGCGAGTCGGCGCATGTCGTCGGCGCCAACGCGCAGCCGCTGCACCTGACCGCGCTCGGCGGTAGCCCGGCGGGCACGGTGGAAGCGCAGGTCGTGCGCTTTGCCGACCTCGCGGCGCTGGAAGCCGCGCCGGCCGGTTCGCTCGCCGGCAAGATCGCCTTCATCGATTACAAGATGGAACGCGCGCGCGACGGCGCCGGCTACGGCCCGGGTTCGCGCGTGCGCAGCAAGGGCCCGTCGGCGGCGATCCGCGCCGGCGCGATCGGCTACCTGATGCGCTCGGCCGGTACCGATTCGCATCGCAACCCGCACACCGGCATCACGCGCTTCGACGATGGCCTGACGCCGATCCCCTCCGCCGCCCTCGCCGTGCCGGACGCCGACCAGCTCGCCCGCCTCATCGCGCGCGGCAAGCCGGTGACGGTGAAGCTGGCGCTGGATTGCGGCTGGGACGGCACCTACACCTCGCAGAATGTCATCGGCGAGATCCGCGGTTCGAAGAAGCCCGACGAGGTCGTCGTGATCGGCGGCCACCTGGATTCGTGGGACCTCGGCACCGGCGCGATCGACGATGGCGCCGGCGTCGGCCTGACGATGGCCGCCGGCAAGCTCATCGGCGATCTCAAGCAGCACCCGGCCCGCACCATCCGCGTGGTCGCCTTCGCCAACGAGGAACAGGGCCTGCACGGCGGCAAGGCGTACGCGGCCGAACACATGAAGGACGTCCTCAAGCACCAGATCGGCGCCGAGAGCGATTTCGGCGCGGGCCGCATCTACGCGTTCTCGACCTCCGCACCCGACTACGCGAAGGCCGCCGAGGCGCAGATCGCCCAGGCGCTGGCGCCGCTGGGGATCCAGTACACGCCGGGCCAGGGCGGTCCGGGCCCGGACATCGGGCCGTCGTCCGAGAAGGGCATGGCCTGGGCGCGACTGGCGCAGGACGGCACGGATTACTTCGATCTTCACCACACCCCGGACGACACGTTCGATAAGATCGATCCGCAGGCGCTGGCGCAGAACGTCGCGGCCTATGCGGTGTTCGCCTACCTGGCGGCGTCCGCGGACGGCGACTTCGGCAGCAAGCCCGCCACCCCCCAGGCAGCAGCGAAGTAA
- a CDS encoding EAL domain-containing protein, with product MAQRYDEKVDTAVDPITGLHRLGANGPSLATAIAVAGATRRRIALLHIDVDMFRSINTNMGTATGDQALAAIAQRLRRAVPRDGWIWRLTSDEFVVGIGYREGELDGAGLAERLRDAFETPLSLPPYTLPVTLSIGIAVFPDHAPNAATLLSKAEEALRRVKQDGLNNVGLYSAAAEDRGAPNDGFAQRFIEALDRGEFRLYYQPQVAAHDGGVTGFAALLRWQTDRGLLRPSQFLEPINRVGLAARLGAWVVESAIAQLAQWRAEGLDYLSMSVHLSGPLLVQRDCLDRIGALLHRYGLPGNALEFEIPESVLVTDSHRVHDTLAGLRAMGATLTVQDFGLGGLSFAALGQYPLDRIKIDRSFIRNVASDPRSAAIVRGIIAMGHQLGMKVIAKGVESEAELGFLRRNHCDFFQGYLFSPSAPADQLGEVVRKRFLLPGAFAATRPERTLLLLDDEENVLRSLVRLFRRDGYHILTASSVREAFDLLASNTAQVILSDQRMADMSGTEFLTRVRDLYPDTIRMVLSGYTDLATITEAINRGAIYRFLTKPWNDEELREHILDAFRAHERRAAGESVY from the coding sequence ATGGCGCAGCGGTACGACGAAAAGGTTGACACCGCGGTCGATCCCATCACGGGGCTGCATCGTCTAGGCGCGAACGGCCCCAGCCTGGCGACGGCCATCGCGGTGGCAGGCGCGACGCGACGACGCATCGCGCTGCTGCACATCGACGTGGACATGTTCCGCTCGATCAACACCAACATGGGCACGGCGACCGGCGACCAGGCATTGGCCGCCATCGCGCAGCGCCTGCGCCGCGCGGTCCCGCGCGACGGCTGGATCTGGCGCCTGACCAGCGACGAGTTCGTCGTGGGCATCGGGTATCGCGAAGGCGAGCTGGACGGCGCCGGCCTCGCCGAACGCCTGCGCGACGCGTTCGAGACGCCGCTGTCGCTCCCGCCGTACACGCTGCCGGTGACGCTCTCCATCGGCATCGCCGTGTTCCCCGACCACGCGCCCAACGCCGCGACGCTGCTGTCGAAGGCCGAGGAAGCGCTGCGTCGCGTGAAGCAGGACGGCCTGAACAACGTGGGCCTGTATTCGGCCGCCGCCGAGGATCGCGGCGCGCCCAACGACGGCTTCGCGCAGCGCTTCATCGAAGCGCTCGATCGCGGCGAGTTCCGCCTGTACTACCAGCCGCAGGTCGCCGCGCACGACGGCGGCGTCACCGGCTTCGCCGCGCTGCTGCGCTGGCAGACCGATCGTGGCCTGCTGCGACCGAGCCAGTTCCTCGAGCCGATCAACCGCGTCGGCCTCGCCGCGCGGCTGGGCGCGTGGGTCGTGGAATCGGCGATCGCGCAGCTCGCGCAATGGCGCGCCGAAGGCCTGGATTACCTGTCGATGTCGGTGCACCTGTCCGGCCCGCTGCTGGTGCAGCGCGATTGCCTGGATCGCATCGGCGCGCTGCTGCATCGCTACGGCCTGCCGGGCAATGCGCTGGAATTCGAGATTCCCGAAAGCGTGCTGGTCACCGACAGCCACCGCGTGCACGACACGCTCGCCGGCCTGCGCGCGATGGGCGCGACGCTGACCGTGCAGGACTTCGGCCTCGGCGGGCTGTCCTTCGCGGCGCTCGGCCAGTACCCGCTGGATCGCATCAAGATCGACCGCAGTTTCATCCGCAACGTCGCCAGCGATCCGCGCAGCGCCGCGATCGTGCGCGGCATCATCGCGATGGGCCATCAGCTGGGCATGAAGGTGATCGCCAAGGGCGTGGAAAGCGAGGCCGAACTGGGCTTCCTGCGCCGCAACCATTGCGATTTCTTCCAAGGCTACCTGTTCAGTCCGTCGGCACCGGCCGACCAGCTCGGCGAAGTGGTGCGCAAGCGCTTCCTGCTGCCGGGCGCGTTCGCGGCGACGCGCCCCGAGCGCACGCTGCTGCTGCTCGACGACGAGGAAAACGTGCTGCGCTCGCTGGTGCGCCTGTTCCGTCGCGACGGCTACCACATCCTCACCGCGTCGAGCGTGCGCGAGGCCTTCGACCTGCTGGCGAGCAACACCGCGCAGGTGATCCTGTCCGACCAGCGCATGGCCGACATGAGCGGCACCGAGTTCCTCACGCGCGTGCGCGATCTGTACCCCGACACGATCCGCATGGTGCTGTCGGGCTACACCGACCTTGCGACGATCACCGAGGCGATCAACCGCGGCGCGATCTACCGTTTCCTCACCAAGCCGTGGAACGACGAGGAGCTGCGCGAACACATCCTCGATGCGTTCCGCGCGCACGAACGCCGCGCCGCCGGCGAGTCGGTGTACTGA
- a CDS encoding MBL fold metallo-hydrolase: MRIHHLNCISTCPLGGGLMDGRTHGILERGQLACHCVLVETPRGLVLIDTGLGLRDVAHPRARLSAFFLALLAPDLREQMTAVRQITRMGFDARDVRDIVLTHLDFDHAGGLDDFPQARVHLLATERGYAMKQKTWLDRQRFPPQQWSTQGNWIVYASGVGEDWLGFDAVRDLHGLPPEILMVPLPGHTYGHTGVAIDGDDGWKLLAGDAYFCHHEMEPQPTCTPGLRFYQWMMEKDRKARLANQARLRELCARDGAHVRIFCSHDPVEFEVASGRRIDEPAVSVAPMQRAQVAY; encoded by the coding sequence ATGCGCATCCACCATCTCAACTGCATTTCGACCTGCCCGCTCGGCGGGGGCCTCATGGACGGCCGCACGCACGGCATCCTCGAGCGCGGCCAGCTCGCGTGCCATTGCGTGCTGGTGGAAACGCCGCGCGGGCTCGTGCTGATCGACACCGGCCTCGGCCTGCGTGACGTCGCCCATCCGCGCGCACGTCTGAGCGCTTTCTTCCTCGCGCTGCTGGCGCCCGACCTGCGCGAGCAGATGACGGCGGTGAGGCAGATCACGCGCATGGGGTTCGACGCACGCGACGTGCGCGACATCGTGCTGACGCACCTGGATTTCGATCACGCCGGCGGGCTCGACGATTTCCCGCAGGCGCGCGTGCACCTGCTGGCGACCGAGCGCGGCTATGCGATGAAGCAGAAAACATGGCTGGATCGCCAGCGCTTCCCTCCGCAGCAGTGGTCGACGCAGGGAAACTGGATCGTGTACGCGTCGGGCGTGGGCGAGGACTGGCTCGGTTTCGACGCGGTGCGCGACCTGCACGGCCTGCCGCCCGAAATCCTCATGGTGCCGCTGCCCGGGCACACGTACGGGCACACCGGCGTGGCGATCGACGGCGACGACGGCTGGAAACTGCTCGCCGGCGATGCGTACTTCTGCCACCACGAAATGGAACCGCAGCCCACGTGCACGCCAGGCCTTCGCTTCTATCAATGGATGATGGAGAAGGACCGCAAGGCGCGGCTCGCCAACCAGGCGCGGCTGCGCGAGCTGTGTGCGCGCGATGGTGCGCACGTGCGCATCTTCTGTTCGCACGATCCGGTGGAGTTCGAAGTCGCCTCGGGCCGTCGCATCGACGAACCCGCCGTGTCGGTGGCGCCCATGCAGCGCGCCCAGGTCGCGTACTAG
- a CDS encoding glycoside hydrolase family 3 protein, translating into MPVPTTNRSVAVKARNLTRIGTTVLVAALALAACKNDDAPQPAAQPQAGASPWPEVKWPLPEDPALEKRVNDLLATMTVEEKVGQIVQGDISSLTPEDVRTYHLGSVLAGGNSDPGGRYNASPAEWLALADAFYEASIDTSKGGKGIPVIFGIDAVHGQSNVLGATVFPHNIGLGATRNPELLRRIGEITALETRATGMEWAFAPTVAVPQDDRWGRSYEGYSESPEVVGSFAGAMVEGLQGKVGSKEFLDGRHVISSVKHFLGDGGTTNGEDQGDTKLSEADLVRIHAAGYPPAIAAGAQSVMASFNSVNGVKMHGNKAFLTDALKGRMGFGGFVVGDWNGHGQVDGCTNSDCPATINAGLDMAMAPDSWKGFYDTALAAAKAGTIPKERLDDAVRRILRVKFRLGLFEAGKPSQRAVGGKFELLGAPEHRAVARQAVRESLVLLKNQAGVLPLDPRKRILVAGNGANEMTTQVGGWTFSWQGTGSKRADFPNADTIFEGIAQQAKAAGGEATLSVDGTFTRKPDVAVVVFGEDPYAEFQGDIPNLMYRPGDDSDLELIKRLKAAGVPVVSVFLSGRPLWVNREINASDAFVAAWLPGSEGAGVADVLLRKADGSVQNDFKGKLSFSWPRNAMQVANNVGQKDYNPQFAFGFGLTYADDGNLAALPEESGVKPGQTEAGTFYARGTLADGLRLRLGNAAGQSADVATLPATLPDGSLTVTAVDHEAQEDARRLAWSGAQPATATLATDKPTTLMRETNGEVMIVLTTRVEEAPTGDVSVGVTCGSGCKAATLPARDALAKLPKGQWTTFGIPLKCLAVAGADMRKLDAVLVLQSAGKLQLSVSRVALGASNEAEHVLPCKVM; encoded by the coding sequence CTGCCCGTTCCTACAACCAACAGGAGCGTAGCGGTGAAAGCACGGAATCTGACGCGTATCGGAACGACCGTCCTCGTGGCGGCGCTCGCACTGGCGGCATGCAAGAACGACGACGCGCCGCAGCCGGCCGCGCAGCCGCAGGCCGGCGCATCGCCGTGGCCGGAGGTGAAGTGGCCGCTGCCGGAAGATCCCGCGCTGGAAAAACGCGTCAACGACCTGCTGGCGACGATGACGGTCGAGGAGAAGGTCGGCCAGATCGTGCAGGGCGACATCAGCAGCCTCACGCCCGAGGACGTGCGCACCTACCACCTCGGCTCCGTGCTCGCCGGCGGCAATTCCGATCCGGGCGGTCGCTACAACGCGTCGCCGGCCGAATGGCTCGCGCTGGCCGACGCGTTCTACGAGGCCTCCATCGACACCTCCAAGGGCGGCAAGGGCATCCCGGTGATCTTCGGCATCGACGCCGTGCACGGGCAGAGCAACGTGCTGGGCGCCACCGTGTTCCCGCACAACATCGGCCTGGGCGCCACGCGCAATCCCGAGCTGTTGCGCCGCATCGGCGAGATCACCGCGCTGGAAACGCGCGCCACCGGCATGGAATGGGCGTTCGCGCCGACCGTCGCGGTGCCGCAGGACGATCGCTGGGGCCGCTCGTACGAAGGCTATTCCGAATCGCCCGAAGTCGTCGGCAGCTTCGCCGGCGCGATGGTCGAAGGCCTGCAGGGCAAGGTCGGTTCGAAGGAGTTCCTCGACGGCCGCCACGTCATCTCGTCGGTGAAGCATTTCCTCGGCGACGGCGGCACCACCAACGGCGAGGACCAGGGCGACACGAAGCTGAGCGAAGCCGACCTCGTACGCATCCACGCGGCCGGCTATCCGCCGGCGATCGCCGCCGGCGCGCAGTCGGTGATGGCCTCGTTCAACAGCGTCAACGGCGTGAAGATGCACGGCAACAAGGCCTTCCTCACCGACGCGCTGAAGGGCCGCATGGGCTTCGGCGGTTTCGTCGTCGGCGACTGGAACGGCCACGGCCAGGTCGACGGCTGCACCAACAGCGATTGCCCGGCGACGATCAACGCCGGCCTCGACATGGCGATGGCGCCCGACAGCTGGAAGGGTTTCTACGACACCGCGCTCGCCGCGGCGAAGGCCGGCACGATCCCGAAGGAACGGCTCGACGACGCGGTGCGCCGCATCCTGCGCGTGAAGTTCCGCCTCGGTCTGTTCGAAGCGGGCAAGCCGTCGCAGCGCGCGGTGGGCGGCAAGTTCGAACTGCTCGGCGCACCGGAACATCGCGCCGTCGCGCGACAGGCCGTGCGCGAATCGCTGGTGCTGCTGAAGAACCAGGCCGGCGTGCTGCCGCTGGATCCGCGCAAGCGCATCCTCGTCGCCGGCAACGGCGCCAACGAGATGACCACGCAGGTCGGCGGCTGGACCTTCAGCTGGCAGGGTACCGGTTCCAAGCGCGCCGACTTCCCGAACGCCGACACGATCTTCGAAGGCATCGCGCAACAGGCGAAGGCCGCCGGCGGCGAGGCCACGTTGTCGGTGGACGGCACGTTCACGCGCAAGCCCGACGTCGCGGTCGTCGTGTTCGGCGAGGATCCGTACGCGGAATTCCAGGGCGACATCCCGAACCTGATGTACCGGCCCGGCGACGATTCGGATCTGGAACTCATCAAGCGCCTGAAGGCCGCCGGCGTGCCGGTCGTGTCGGTGTTCCTCAGCGGCCGCCCGCTGTGGGTGAACCGTGAGATCAACGCGAGCGATGCGTTCGTCGCCGCGTGGCTGCCAGGTTCGGAAGGCGCGGGCGTCGCCGACGTGCTGCTGCGCAAGGCCGACGGCAGCGTGCAGAACGACTTCAAGGGCAAGCTCAGTTTCAGCTGGCCGCGCAACGCGATGCAGGTCGCCAACAACGTCGGCCAGAAGGATTACAACCCGCAGTTCGCGTTCGGCTTCGGCCTGACGTATGCCGACGACGGCAACCTCGCCGCGTTGCCGGAGGAATCCGGCGTGAAGCCGGGCCAGACCGAAGCCGGCACGTTCTACGCGCGCGGCACGCTCGCCGACGGGCTGCGGCTGCGCCTGGGCAATGCGGCAGGCCAGAGTGCCGACGTCGCCACGCTCCCGGCGACGCTGCCCGATGGAAGCCTCACCGTCACCGCGGTCGACCACGAAGCGCAGGAAGACGCACGACGCCTCGCATGGTCGGGCGCGCAGCCGGCGACGGCCACGCTCGCGACCGACAAGCCGACGACGCTGATGCGCGAAACCAACGGCGAGGTGATGATCGTCCTCACCACGCGCGTGGAGGAAGCGCCGACGGGCGACGTCTCGGTCGGCGTGACCTGCGGCAGCGGTTGCAAGGCGGCGACGCTTCCCGCGCGCGATGCCCTGGCGAAGCTGCCGAAGGGGCAGTGGACGACGTTCGGCATTCCGCTGAAGTGCCTCGCCGTCGCAGGCGCGGACATGCGCAAGCTCGATGCCGTGCTCGTGCTGCAAAGCGCCGGCAAGTTGCAGCTGTCGGTGTCGCGCGTCGCACTGGGCGCGTCGAACGAAGCCGAGCACGTGCTGCCCTGCAAGGTGATGTAG
- a CDS encoding tryptophan halogenase family protein yields MEKGRIRRVVIAGGGTAGWLAAAALTHQFRDLLDVVLIESEQIGTVGVGESTVPPIRNFHRFLQIDEQEFLREVAGTFKLAISFENWRKQGERYIHPFGITGQGTLVAAFHHFWLESLERGIDSKLGDYCLETQAALKDRFALPASPQVNYAYHLDAGLYARFLRKRSEGFGLRRIEGKIREVRQNGESGYVEALVLEDDQVIEGDLFIDCTGFRGLLIEQTLKSGYEDWHQWLPCDRAVAVQTESTGGPVPYTRAIAHEAGWRWHIPLQHRVGTGWVYSSRHMSDDEATARLLKDAAATPIRDPWRVPFRSGRRLKAWNKNVVSLGLASGFIEPLESTSLHLSMTSIIRLVESFPFDGIPDSLVEIYNDTGRREMEHVRDFIILHYHANQRDEAMWKQCREMEIPDSLSIRLRAWRDRAHAWQGANELFRVDSWTHVMLGQGLQPQQHHPLARALPDDQMRRFFEQIRKPIDEAVAKFPTQQEFIERYCKAAPEVWGGRPRKQAEQA; encoded by the coding sequence ATGGAGAAGGGCAGGATCCGCAGGGTCGTGATCGCCGGCGGCGGTACCGCGGGATGGCTCGCCGCGGCGGCGCTGACGCACCAGTTCCGCGACCTGCTCGACGTGGTCCTGATCGAATCCGAGCAGATCGGCACCGTGGGCGTCGGCGAATCCACCGTGCCGCCGATCCGCAACTTCCACCGCTTCCTGCAGATCGACGAGCAGGAGTTCCTGCGCGAGGTCGCCGGCACGTTCAAGCTGGCGATCTCGTTCGAGAACTGGCGAAAGCAGGGCGAGCGCTACATCCACCCGTTCGGCATCACCGGGCAGGGCACGCTGGTCGCCGCATTCCATCATTTCTGGCTGGAAAGCCTGGAGCGCGGCATCGATTCCAAACTTGGCGATTACTGCCTGGAAACGCAGGCGGCGCTCAAGGACCGTTTCGCGCTGCCGGCCAGCCCGCAGGTGAACTACGCCTACCACCTCGATGCCGGGCTGTATGCGCGTTTCCTGCGCAAGCGTTCGGAAGGCTTCGGCCTCAGACGCATCGAAGGCAAGATCCGCGAGGTGCGCCAGAACGGCGAATCGGGTTACGTCGAAGCGCTGGTGCTGGAAGACGACCAGGTGATCGAAGGCGATCTGTTCATCGATTGCACGGGCTTTCGCGGGCTGCTGATCGAACAGACGCTCAAGTCCGGTTACGAGGACTGGCACCAGTGGCTGCCGTGCGACCGCGCGGTGGCGGTGCAGACCGAATCCACCGGCGGCCCGGTGCCGTACACGCGCGCGATCGCGCACGAAGCCGGCTGGCGCTGGCACATCCCGCTGCAGCATCGCGTCGGCACGGGCTGGGTGTATTCCAGCCGCCACATGTCCGACGACGAGGCCACCGCGCGCCTGCTCAAAGACGCTGCGGCGACGCCGATCCGCGATCCGTGGCGCGTGCCGTTCCGCAGCGGCCGCCGGTTGAAGGCGTGGAACAAGAACGTGGTGTCGCTCGGCCTTGCGAGCGGTTTCATCGAGCCGCTGGAATCCACCAGCCTGCACCTGTCGATGACCTCGATCATCCGGCTGGTGGAGAGCTTCCCGTTCGACGGCATCCCCGACTCGCTGGTGGAGATCTACAACGACACCGGCCGTCGCGAGATGGAACACGTGCGCGATTTCATCATCCTGCACTACCACGCCAACCAGCGCGACGAGGCGATGTGGAAGCAGTGCCGCGAGATGGAGATTCCCGATTCGCTGTCGATCCGCCTTCGCGCATGGCGCGACCGCGCGCACGCGTGGCAGGGCGCGAACGAGCTGTTCCGCGTGGATTCGTGGACGCACGTGATGCTCGGGCAGGGGTTGCAGCCGCAGCAGCACCATCCGCTCGCGCGCGCGCTGCCGGACGACCAGATGCGCCGCTTCTTCGAACAGATCCGCAAGCCGATCGATGAGGCGGTGGCGAAGTTCCCGACGCAGCAGGAATTCATCGAGCGCTATTGCAAGGCCGCGCCCGAAGTATGGGGCGGCCGGCCGCGCAAGCAGGCGGAGCAGGCGTGA
- a CDS encoding cupin-like domain-containing protein, translating into MHARAGATQPIRELHDVRAHALPLDELLERNEPVVLRGIARDWELVREGARSMQAAMDCLRRRDNGQPVTYSWGPPEIRGRPFYNDEFTQLNFEVRRGALSQALDEIAAHAGDASPPMVYVASLLIDSRMPGLRAANDLGLPAQGIDAPPSIWIGNRVTASCHFDAMNNLAVCAVGRRRFTLFPPEQIHNLYPGPLDPTPGGQQVSVVDFDAPDFARYPRFRDALDAARSAVLEPGDAIFMPSLWWHHVQALDAFNVLVNTWWSSVPAHVPTPMHALYHAIWTLRDRPEREKQAWREVFEYYVFGDAERAGAHLPPPARGVLAPVDELLARQLRAMLIAKLNR; encoded by the coding sequence ATGCACGCGCGCGCCGGCGCGACGCAGCCGATCCGCGAGCTGCACGACGTGCGCGCGCACGCGCTGCCGCTGGATGAACTGCTGGAACGCAACGAACCGGTCGTGCTGCGCGGCATCGCGCGCGACTGGGAGCTGGTGCGCGAAGGCGCGCGTTCGATGCAGGCGGCGATGGACTGCCTGCGTCGTCGCGACAACGGCCAGCCGGTGACGTATTCGTGGGGACCGCCGGAGATCCGCGGCCGCCCGTTCTACAACGACGAGTTCACGCAGCTCAATTTCGAAGTGCGCCGCGGCGCTCTGTCGCAGGCGCTGGACGAGATCGCCGCGCACGCCGGCGATGCGTCGCCGCCGATGGTCTACGTCGCCTCGCTGCTGATCGACTCGCGCATGCCGGGCCTGCGCGCGGCGAACGATCTGGGCCTGCCGGCGCAGGGCATCGACGCGCCGCCGAGCATCTGGATCGGCAACCGCGTCACCGCGTCGTGCCACTTCGATGCGATGAACAACCTCGCCGTGTGCGCGGTCGGCCGTCGCCGCTTCACGCTGTTTCCGCCGGAGCAGATCCACAACCTCTACCCGGGGCCGCTGGATCCCACGCCGGGCGGGCAGCAGGTGAGCGTGGTGGATTTCGATGCGCCGGATTTCGCGCGTTATCCGCGTTTCCGCGACGCACTCGATGCCGCGCGCAGTGCCGTGCTCGAGCCGGGCGATGCCATCTTCATGCCGAGCCTGTGGTGGCACCACGTGCAGGCGCTGGACGCGTTCAACGTGCTGGTGAACACCTGGTGGAGCAGCGTGCCCGCGCACGTACCCACGCCGATGCACGCGCTGTACCACGCGATCTGGACGCTGCGCGATCGCCCCGAACGCGAGAAGCAGGCCTGGCGCGAGGTGTTCGAGTACTACGTGTTCGGCGACGCCGAACGCGCGGGCGCGCATCTTCCGCCGCCGGCGCGCGGCGTGCTCGCGCCGGTGGACGAGCTGCTCGCGCGGCAACTGCGCGCGATGCTGATCGCCAAGCTCAACCGCTGA